A section of the Flaviflexus equikiangi genome encodes:
- a CDS encoding MBL fold metallo-hydrolase: protein MRLFIYTETALEANCYIWENTETKQAMVVDPGAGSAGWVEEKLAQEGLELAGVLLTHGHPDHVWDAAKVAGDKPVFISKPDLYRLDDPQAHVPTTLHNLVNRYGEWVKPASIEIIPELCLQGSGAQILPGFPVRAIMVPGHTEGSVGYLTAGILEDGESAITISQDGCGGGCDGCDCGGGSSEPEPTAILFLGDVILGESIGRTDLPGGDDAEMKSTLRMITVSINPDTVLCTGHGQLSTLGYQLQANQYLRNAAMASA, encoded by the coding sequence ATGCGTTTGTTCATTTACACAGAGACGGCCCTTGAGGCGAACTGCTACATCTGGGAGAACACCGAGACCAAGCAGGCCATGGTCGTCGATCCGGGCGCCGGCAGCGCCGGCTGGGTCGAAGAGAAGCTGGCCCAGGAGGGCCTGGAGCTTGCGGGCGTGCTCCTCACCCACGGCCACCCGGATCACGTGTGGGATGCTGCGAAGGTTGCGGGAGACAAGCCGGTCTTCATCTCCAAGCCGGATCTCTACCGCCTCGACGATCCCCAGGCGCATGTCCCCACCACACTCCATAACCTTGTCAACCGCTACGGGGAATGGGTGAAGCCAGCATCGATCGAGATCATCCCCGAGCTGTGCCTCCAGGGATCGGGAGCCCAGATCCTTCCCGGTTTCCCCGTCCGCGCCATCATGGTGCCCGGCCACACGGAGGGCTCTGTCGGCTACCTGACGGCGGGAATCCTCGAGGACGGGGAGAGTGCGATCACGATCTCCCAGGACGGCTGCGGGGGCGGCTGCGATGGCTGTGACTGCGGGGGCGGCTCGAGCGAGCCGGAACCGACGGCGATCCTCTTCCTCGGTGATGTCATTCTCGGCGAATCGATCGGCCGCACCGACCTGCCGGGCGGGGACGATGCTGAGATGAAGTCGACGCTGCGGATGATCACGGTCTCCATCAACCCGGACACGGTGCTCTGCACGGGCCACGGCCAGCTCTCAACCCTCGGCTACCAGCTCCAAGCGAACCAGTATCTGCGCAACGCCGCCATGGCGTCTGCTTGA
- the secD gene encoding protein translocase subunit SecD encodes MSSTEEATERSPRPRLIVFALVVFALVASLAAGSLTGSTSRWSPDLALDLEGGTQIILTPVTDDGSEITEEDITQAIEIIRQRVDASGVAEAEITSQGGSNIVVGLPGSPSEETLDLVRTSAVLHLRPVIDYAGQVLLNEGLTAAYGTDGTVTDVERERARTDADLDGDGELSTEPVETPESASSDSWITEEMLYQAMTVSCVDESSRVQNAYSDPALPAVVCDPSTGQAYILGPAELDGSDIDDANSGPRVNELGQTVGGWQVNMEFTSEGGQKFADVTTRLAQFPENTAKNLFAIVLDGSIISVASLREPITGGSASISGSFTAPEAASLANQLSFGSLPLTFEVQSEEQISATLGSEQLVNSLIAGAIGAGLIVLYLLWQYHGLGLLAVASIVMTMGLSFFTISLLSWLIGYRLSLPGVVGLIISIGIAADSFIVYFERMRDEIREGRTLKGAVEYGWDRARQTILVSDAVNFVAALVLYFLAVGGVRGFAFTLGLTTLIDVLVVMLFTYPVMQLLIRTKFFGEGHRWSGMSAASLGADPVYAGRGRVRDSGIPKSQAKKNAKKNAAKSGKKSAKKEPVDGAVLVSATAPKPAEQPSGEMTLAQRRAAQRRAEREEN; translated from the coding sequence GTGAGCTCCACCGAAGAGGCGACCGAGAGGTCGCCTCGCCCGCGTCTGATCGTTTTTGCTCTCGTCGTCTTCGCCCTCGTGGCGTCTCTCGCGGCGGGTTCTCTCACCGGCTCCACGTCCCGCTGGTCACCCGACCTGGCGCTGGACCTCGAGGGCGGTACACAGATCATCCTCACTCCCGTCACCGATGACGGCTCGGAGATCACTGAAGAGGATATTACCCAGGCTATCGAGATCATCCGTCAGCGCGTCGATGCCTCCGGCGTCGCGGAAGCCGAGATCACGTCCCAGGGGGGCTCGAACATTGTTGTCGGCCTGCCGGGCAGCCCCTCCGAGGAGACGCTCGATCTGGTCCGCACCTCGGCCGTTCTCCACCTGCGTCCCGTCATCGACTACGCCGGCCAGGTCCTCCTCAACGAGGGACTGACCGCAGCCTATGGCACAGACGGCACCGTCACCGATGTGGAGCGCGAACGCGCCCGTACCGATGCGGATCTGGACGGCGATGGAGAGCTTTCCACCGAGCCCGTCGAGACGCCCGAGTCAGCATCGTCCGATTCGTGGATCACGGAGGAGATGCTGTATCAGGCGATGACGGTGAGCTGCGTGGACGAATCGTCCCGCGTCCAGAACGCCTACAGCGATCCTGCCCTGCCCGCCGTCGTCTGCGACCCATCGACCGGCCAGGCCTACATTCTCGGCCCGGCCGAGCTCGACGGCTCCGATATCGATGATGCGAACTCGGGCCCGCGGGTCAACGAGCTCGGTCAGACCGTCGGCGGCTGGCAGGTCAACATGGAGTTCACGAGCGAAGGCGGGCAGAAGTTCGCCGACGTGACGACACGTCTGGCTCAGTTCCCGGAGAATACGGCGAAGAACCTGTTCGCGATCGTGCTCGATGGTTCGATCATCTCCGTCGCGTCGCTGAGGGAACCGATCACGGGCGGTTCCGCCTCGATCTCCGGCTCGTTCACGGCCCCCGAGGCCGCAAGCCTTGCCAACCAGCTGTCCTTCGGATCGCTGCCGCTGACCTTCGAGGTGCAGTCCGAGGAGCAGATCTCGGCCACTCTCGGCTCGGAGCAGCTCGTCAACTCCCTGATCGCCGGCGCGATCGGTGCGGGCCTCATCGTCCTGTACCTGCTGTGGCAGTATCACGGTCTCGGCCTGCTCGCGGTCGCATCGATCGTCATGACGATGGGGCTGTCGTTCTTCACGATCTCTCTCCTGTCCTGGCTGATCGGCTACCGCCTCTCCCTGCCGGGCGTGGTGGGCCTCATCATCTCCATCGGCATCGCAGCCGACTCCTTCATCGTCTACTTCGAACGCATGAGGGACGAGATCCGGGAGGGCCGCACACTCAAGGGGGCGGTCGAATACGGCTGGGATCGAGCCCGCCAGACGATCCTCGTGTCCGATGCCGTGAACTTCGTGGCCGCCCTCGTGCTGTACTTCCTCGCCGTCGGCGGGGTGCGGGGCTTCGCCTTCACGCTCGGCCTGACCACTCTCATCGACGTTCTCGTCGTCATGCTGTTCACCTACCCGGTCATGCAGCTCCTCATCCGGACGAAGTTCTTCGGCGAAGGCCACCGCTGGTCCGGCATGTCAGCCGCCTCCCTCGGGGCTGACCCGGTGTATGCGGGGAGGGGCAGAGTCCGCGACTCCGGCATCCCCAAGTCCCAAGCGAAGAAGAACGCCAAGAAGAACGCCGCGAAGAGCGGGAAGAAGAGCGCGAAGAAGGAGCCGGTCGATGGTGCGGTTCTCGTCTCGGCAACCGCTCCCAAGCCCGCGGAACAGCCCTCTGGCGAGATGACGCTGGCGCAGAGACGAGCGGCCCAGCGCCGCGCAGAAAGGGAGGAGAACTGA
- the secF gene encoding protein translocase subunit SecF produces the protein MSMYSLGNDLYTGKKSYDIIGRRKTWYTIALVFIGLTIALLLVKPINFGIDFRGGSQFTISGTANISQQDAIDVVAEQTGDDSVRVSEVGADSIRVQTSELTNEQTAQVRAALAEAYDVPVDDVASTFIGPSWGADVSGKAIQSLVIFVILISLILWAYFRTWTIAVGAVGALLHDLAITVGVYVASGFEVTPATVIGLLTILGYSLYDTVVVFDKVRENTRGFLDQNDHTYAEQANLAVNQTLIRSINTSVTGLLPVGAILVIGVLFQGAGTLRDLSLALFVGMLVSAISSIFLAAPLAVTLGERQTDIKEHTERVLEARGTTTDNQTTRKKKA, from the coding sequence ATGTCCATGTACTCCCTCGGCAACGACCTCTACACGGGGAAGAAGAGCTACGACATCATCGGTCGTCGCAAGACCTGGTACACGATCGCTCTTGTCTTCATCGGGCTGACGATCGCGCTGCTGCTCGTCAAGCCCATCAACTTCGGCATCGATTTCCGGGGCGGTTCGCAGTTCACGATCTCGGGAACCGCGAACATCAGCCAGCAGGACGCGATCGATGTCGTGGCCGAACAGACCGGTGATGATTCGGTGCGCGTCTCCGAGGTCGGTGCGGATTCGATCCGCGTCCAGACCTCCGAGCTGACGAACGAGCAGACGGCCCAGGTGAGGGCAGCCCTCGCCGAAGCCTATGATGTGCCTGTCGACGATGTCGCATCGACCTTTATCGGGCCCTCGTGGGGTGCGGACGTCTCGGGGAAGGCCATCCAGTCCCTCGTCATCTTCGTCATCCTCATCTCCCTGATCCTCTGGGCATACTTCCGGACGTGGACGATCGCGGTGGGTGCCGTGGGGGCCCTCCTCCACGACCTTGCGATCACTGTGGGGGTCTATGTGGCCTCCGGTTTCGAAGTTACTCCCGCCACGGTGATCGGCCTCCTGACGATCCTCGGATATTCGCTCTACGACACGGTTGTCGTGTTCGACAAGGTGCGCGAGAACACGCGCGGCTTCCTCGACCAGAACGACCACACGTACGCTGAGCAGGCAAATCTTGCCGTCAATCAGACACTGATCCGGTCGATCAACACGTCGGTGACCGGCCTCCTGCCGGTCGGCGCGATTCTCGTCATCGGCGTGCTCTTCCAGGGCGCGGGAACCCTGCGCGACCTGTCTCTGGCGCTTTTTGTCGGTATGCTTGTCTCGGCAATTTCGTCGATCTTCCTCGCGGCACCCCTCGCGGTGACGCTGGGAGAGCGGCAGACAGACATCAAGGAACACACGGAACGCGTCCTCGAAGCCCGCGGGACGACGACCGACAACCAAACCACTCGGAAGAAGAAGGCATGA
- a CDS encoding RelA/SpoT family protein, translated as MAELENDVPRIKSRLAWLSGRAQHVPTALEPLMAAVEGRNVDKAKVIHAYEIAERCHQGQMRKSGEPYITHPIAVATILAELGMDTDTLVAALLHDTVEDTGYSLESLKAEFGNDVMLLVDGVTKLDKVEYGEAAQAETVRKMVIAMSKDIRVLLIKLGDRLHNARTWKYVPSASAQSKARETLEIYAPLAHRLGMNSIKWELEDLSFKTLYPDVYREIERLVSERSSGREAYLESVKDELTKELKAARIKCTITGRPKHYFSIYQKMILRGRDFEDIYDLIGVRILVESVRDCYAALGVVNTLYTPIQGRIKDYITTPKFNLYQSIHTTVIGPEKNTMEVQIRTYDMHRRAEYGVAAHWRYKENPNATKAKKDAPSEQETQLNWLRQLVDWQRETADPTEFLDSLRYEMSGNRVYVFTPKGEVMDLPAGSTPVDFAYAVHTEVGQRTVGAKVNDRLVTLDHKLESGDTVEIITAKGTDAAPSQGWLEFVASPRARAKIKSWFTKNRRDEAIEVGKERLAKAIRRKNQPVQRLMTHDTLKGVADDLNRTDVSDLYAAIGEGHVSAENVVRKLIASQGGQAGVEETLAEAVTPTRIRARQTGGSSGIVVENLDDSDVLVKLARCCTPLPPDKILGFVTRGNGLSVHRVDCPNVKSLEREPERFLPVSWSDEGGSIYLVQVQIEALDRNGLLADIARVLSEHGVNMIQGNMNTSKERVAKSRFTFEMADARHLQQVLRALREIEGVYDAYRVTGSSDAVRQSHLTAQSSD; from the coding sequence ATGGCGGAGCTGGAGAATGATGTTCCCCGCATTAAGTCCAGGTTGGCCTGGCTGAGCGGGAGGGCGCAGCACGTCCCGACGGCGCTCGAGCCGCTCATGGCGGCTGTCGAGGGCCGCAATGTCGACAAGGCGAAGGTGATCCACGCCTACGAGATCGCGGAGCGCTGCCATCAGGGCCAGATGAGGAAATCTGGCGAACCCTATATCACCCACCCGATCGCGGTCGCCACGATCCTGGCCGAGCTGGGCATGGATACGGACACGCTGGTCGCGGCGCTCCTGCACGATACGGTCGAGGACACGGGTTATTCCCTCGAGTCGTTGAAGGCCGAGTTCGGCAACGATGTCATGCTCCTTGTCGATGGTGTGACGAAGCTCGACAAGGTCGAGTATGGGGAGGCGGCCCAGGCCGAGACCGTTCGCAAGATGGTCATCGCAATGTCGAAAGACATCCGGGTCCTCCTCATCAAGCTCGGGGACCGGCTCCACAACGCCCGCACGTGGAAGTACGTGCCCTCCGCCTCGGCCCAGTCGAAGGCGCGCGAGACACTCGAGATCTATGCCCCGCTCGCTCACCGCCTCGGGATGAACTCGATCAAGTGGGAGCTGGAAGACCTCTCGTTCAAGACTCTCTACCCCGATGTTTATCGCGAGATCGAGCGTCTCGTGTCCGAACGCTCCTCCGGCCGCGAGGCCTACCTCGAGTCCGTCAAGGACGAGCTCACGAAAGAGCTCAAGGCCGCCCGAATCAAGTGCACGATCACGGGCAGGCCCAAGCACTATTTCTCCATCTACCAGAAGATGATCCTGCGCGGCCGCGACTTCGAGGACATCTACGACCTCATCGGCGTCCGCATCCTCGTCGAGTCCGTCCGGGACTGCTATGCGGCTCTCGGCGTCGTCAACACGCTCTACACGCCGATCCAGGGCCGCATCAAGGACTACATCACCACCCCGAAGTTCAACCTCTATCAGTCGATCCACACGACCGTGATCGGCCCGGAGAAGAACACGATGGAGGTGCAGATCCGCACGTACGACATGCACAGGCGGGCCGAATACGGCGTCGCTGCGCACTGGCGCTACAAGGAGAACCCGAACGCCACGAAGGCGAAGAAGGATGCTCCGAGCGAGCAGGAGACGCAGCTGAACTGGCTCCGCCAGCTCGTGGACTGGCAGCGCGAGACGGCCGACCCGACAGAGTTCCTCGACTCGCTGCGGTACGAGATGTCGGGCAACCGTGTCTACGTCTTCACCCCCAAGGGCGAGGTCATGGACCTGCCGGCCGGATCCACTCCCGTGGACTTCGCCTACGCCGTCCACACGGAGGTCGGCCAGCGCACGGTCGGCGCGAAGGTCAACGACCGTCTCGTCACCCTCGATCACAAGCTCGAATCGGGCGATACGGTCGAGATCATCACCGCGAAGGGCACGGATGCCGCGCCCAGCCAGGGCTGGCTCGAGTTCGTCGCCTCTCCGCGTGCGCGGGCGAAGATCAAGTCGTGGTTCACGAAGAACCGCCGCGACGAGGCGATCGAGGTGGGGAAGGAGCGTCTCGCGAAGGCGATCCGCCGGAAGAACCAGCCCGTCCAGCGCCTCATGACCCACGACACCCTCAAAGGTGTCGCGGATGATCTCAACCGCACCGACGTGTCCGATCTGTATGCGGCGATCGGTGAGGGCCACGTGTCCGCCGAGAACGTCGTCCGCAAGCTCATCGCCTCGCAGGGCGGCCAGGCCGGGGTGGAGGAGACCCTCGCGGAGGCCGTCACACCCACCCGTATCCGTGCCCGCCAGACCGGCGGCAGCTCCGGGATCGTCGTCGAGAATCTCGACGATTCGGACGTGCTCGTCAAGCTGGCCCGATGCTGCACGCCGCTGCCTCCCGACAAGATCCTCGGCTTCGTCACGCGCGGCAACGGCCTCTCCGTCCACCGTGTCGACTGCCCCAATGTCAAGAGCCTCGAGCGGGAGCCGGAACGCTTCCTGCCCGTGTCCTGGTCCGATGAGGGCGGCTCGATCTACCTCGTCCAGGTCCAGATCGAGGCACTCGATCGCAACGGGCTCCTGGCCGATATCGCGCGCGTGCTCTCGGAGCACGGGGTCAACATGATCCAGGGCAACATGAATACGTCGAAGGAGCGCGTCGCGAAGTCACGGTTCACGTTCGAGATGGCGGACGCGCGCCACCTGCAGCAGGTGCTGCGGGCCCTGCGGGAGATCGAGGGCGTCTACGATGCGTACCGTGTCACCGGCTCGAGCGATGCCGTGCGACAGTCGCACCTAACTGCTCAATCAAGCGACTAG
- the yajC gene encoding preprotein translocase subunit YajC, with product MELVILVAVFGGFMLLMTRANKKMAQKVAEQRETALEVGNTVVTGSGMIGEIVDIDGGVVTLESPSGDETQWLTTAISSVIEPPYEHTYEATEAEEADFDGLAPRDSDLDRNSDR from the coding sequence GTGGAACTCGTAATCCTCGTCGCAGTCTTCGGCGGCTTCATGCTGCTCATGACCCGAGCGAACAAGAAGATGGCACAGAAGGTCGCCGAGCAGCGCGAAACCGCGCTCGAAGTCGGCAACACCGTTGTCACAGGCTCCGGCATGATCGGTGAGATCGTTGACATCGACGGTGGCGTGGTCACCCTCGAATCGCCCTCGGGCGATGAGACGCAGTGGCTGACAACAGCGATCTCCTCCGTCATCGAGCCCCCGTACGAGCACACGTACGAGGCGACGGAAGCTGAGGAAGCAGACTTTGACGGTCTTGCTCCTCGGGATTCCGATCTCGACCGCAACTCCGACCGGTAG
- a CDS encoding adenine phosphoribosyltransferase: protein MTEYPFPQDVVELVESHVREVEDFPAPGVLFRDITPLIADPVAFASLIEILADRYRGKVDAVAGLESRGFILGAPLAVALGVGMVTVRKAGRLPGPVVGIDYDLEYGSARMELQPFTVKDGDRVLVIDDVLATGGTADAAFQLIEAAGGVADTLCVLLELVDLGGRGRLHDRTVDSVLTY, encoded by the coding sequence ATGACAGAATACCCGTTCCCCCAGGACGTTGTGGAGCTTGTCGAATCGCACGTGCGTGAGGTCGAGGACTTCCCGGCACCGGGCGTCCTGTTCCGTGACATCACACCGCTGATCGCCGATCCGGTCGCTTTCGCGTCCCTCATCGAGATCCTGGCCGACCGCTACCGCGGCAAGGTCGATGCTGTCGCGGGCCTCGAGTCGCGCGGCTTCATCCTCGGCGCGCCCCTGGCCGTCGCCCTCGGTGTCGGCATGGTGACCGTCCGCAAGGCGGGTCGCCTGCCCGGCCCCGTCGTAGGCATCGACTACGACCTCGAGTACGGGTCCGCCCGCATGGAGCTGCAGCCGTTCACAGTCAAGGACGGTGACCGTGTGCTCGTCATCGACGATGTGCTGGCCACCGGCGGCACTGCGGACGCCGCCTTCCAGCTGATCGAGGCGGCCGGCGGTGTCGCCGACACGCTGTGCGTCCTCCTCGAGCTCGTCGATCTCGGCGGGCGCGGACGCCTCCACGATCGCACCGTCGATTCGGTTCTCACCTACTGA
- the hisS gene encoding histidine--tRNA ligase has translation MARHFSLSGFPEWLPEQRLVEQHVLSTLQQTFELHGFSGIETRAVEPVSQLLSKGETSKEIYLLSRLQAEAGSDDAELGLHFDLTVPLARYVVENAGRLMFPFKRYQIQKVWRGERPQDGRFREFVQADVDVVGQDTLSQHHDMELPLVMVDALSKLPIPAVVVRASNRKVAQGFYEAIGLTDVEGALRAIDKLDKIGEKAVSEILVAEGATDEQARQALALAQIQGTDASVADRVLALGARSELLDEGLHELVSLIEGAGELMPGAIMADLKIARGLDYYTGTVYESTMIGHEDLGSVCSGGRYDSLATDGKKTYPGVGLSIGVSRVLARVLGTPLVETSRKVPTAVLVAVMDEEHRRASDVAAMKLRARGIATEVSPSAAKFGKQIRYADRRGIPYVWFPGSPDSVKDIRSGDQVDADAGVWMPPLEDLTPTVRKLP, from the coding sequence ATGGCACGTCACTTTTCTCTGTCCGGTTTCCCCGAATGGCTCCCCGAGCAGCGGCTCGTCGAGCAGCATGTTCTCTCGACCCTGCAGCAGACGTTCGAGCTGCATGGGTTCTCCGGGATCGAGACCCGGGCGGTGGAACCCGTCTCCCAGCTCCTGTCGAAGGGCGAGACGTCGAAAGAGATCTACCTGCTGTCCCGCCTCCAGGCGGAGGCGGGCTCGGATGATGCCGAACTCGGCCTGCACTTCGACCTGACAGTCCCGCTCGCCCGCTACGTGGTCGAGAACGCGGGACGCCTCATGTTCCCGTTCAAGCGCTACCAGATCCAGAAAGTCTGGCGCGGGGAGCGCCCGCAGGATGGTCGGTTCCGTGAGTTCGTCCAGGCGGACGTCGACGTGGTCGGACAGGACACCCTGTCCCAGCATCACGACATGGAGCTGCCGCTCGTCATGGTCGACGCGCTCTCGAAACTCCCCATCCCCGCCGTCGTCGTCCGCGCCTCGAACCGGAAGGTCGCCCAGGGCTTCTACGAGGCCATCGGACTGACCGACGTCGAGGGGGCCCTGCGTGCGATCGACAAGCTGGACAAGATCGGCGAGAAGGCCGTCTCCGAAATCCTCGTCGCGGAGGGCGCCACAGACGAGCAGGCACGCCAGGCGCTTGCTCTCGCACAGATCCAGGGCACCGACGCATCGGTCGCGGACCGTGTGCTGGCGCTCGGGGCGCGCTCCGAACTGCTCGACGAGGGACTGCACGAACTCGTCTCCCTCATCGAGGGCGCCGGCGAGCTCATGCCGGGCGCGATCATGGCGGACCTCAAGATTGCCCGCGGTCTCGACTACTACACGGGCACCGTGTACGAGTCGACGATGATCGGGCACGAAGATCTCGGCTCCGTCTGCTCGGGCGGCCGCTACGATTCCCTGGCCACAGACGGGAAGAAGACCTACCCGGGCGTGGGCCTCTCCATCGGCGTCTCACGCGTGCTCGCACGCGTGCTCGGCACACCCCTCGTCGAGACCTCCCGGAAGGTGCCCACGGCCGTCCTCGTGGCTGTCATGGACGAGGAGCATCGCCGAGCATCGGATGTGGCGGCGATGAAGCTGCGGGCCCGCGGGATCGCAACAGAGGTCTCCCCATCGGCCGCGAAGTTCGGCAAGCAGATCCGCTACGCGGATCGCCGCGGCATCCCCTACGTGTGGTTCCCGGGCAGCCCCGACTCGGTCAAGGACATCCGGTCCGGCGATCAGGTCGATGCTGATGCTGGGGTGTGGATGCCGCCGCTCGAGGACTTGACCCCGACCGTTCGGAAGCTCCCGTGA
- a CDS encoding DUF349 domain-containing protein: MTQSPQGHEPTTHDDPSTEEQAAPAAASAEGENGQLEEESAPPVVHPGTDAPAEHNEPTDVPEVEADPAVDADPAEEPQAHAEELVTDSPSADPVADVVPEPVSTPEAEVSTEEPASSSGDVPEQAAAEDTTVAAKPVPHGTAKGGPGRPAPKPPKGGPKPPPVPNKPAGKPAIVPPAPPVDPKAAAEAAAWGRVDEEGNVYLRASGDEGERLVGQYAIGDSKDDALSVYVRRYLDLVSQTALLESRLEFVNPQEIAPGLKSLEEALVEPAVVGDVDSLRKRVEAIRERLKVRQAEFEEERKIAKLQALNERTTIIERAEAIAAQDPEKTHWRDSRNELTALLDQWKVAQKSGPRIDRPSEEALWKRFSRARTEFDRHRRQHFSQVESNRNEVTAKKEALIKRAEELSTSTDWGATSAAYRDLLDEWKSAGRITRKEDDKLWARFRAAQQVFFDARQADRESISNEQSANLQAKLDLVKEAEAILPIKDIQAAKAKLHDIQDRWEQIGFVPRKDIGRTEGRLRDIESAVRSAEDEQWRKTDPAKIERATGFAAQLEEAIAKHEAELEEARARGDEQAAKRAQEALDARRAWLDQLK; this comes from the coding sequence ATGACGCAGTCACCGCAGGGTCACGAACCCACCACCCACGACGACCCTTCGACCGAGGAGCAGGCAGCGCCCGCGGCTGCGTCCGCCGAGGGAGAGAACGGCCAGCTTGAGGAAGAATCGGCACCCCCCGTTGTTCATCCGGGGACCGATGCTCCTGCCGAGCACAACGAGCCGACAGACGTTCCCGAGGTCGAAGCAGACCCGGCAGTCGATGCAGACCCGGCAGAGGAGCCGCAGGCACACGCCGAGGAGCTCGTGACGGATTCCCCGTCCGCGGACCCGGTTGCCGACGTCGTCCCGGAACCCGTTTCCACCCCCGAGGCCGAGGTCTCGACGGAGGAACCAGCATCATCCTCGGGCGATGTCCCCGAGCAGGCGGCAGCCGAGGATACGACTGTTGCCGCGAAGCCCGTCCCGCACGGCACGGCGAAGGGCGGCCCCGGCAGGCCCGCGCCGAAGCCCCCCAAGGGTGGCCCGAAGCCGCCGCCGGTCCCCAACAAGCCCGCCGGCAAGCCCGCCATCGTTCCCCCCGCTCCACCGGTCGATCCGAAGGCGGCGGCCGAAGCCGCCGCATGGGGACGTGTCGACGAGGAGGGCAACGTCTACCTGCGCGCCTCGGGCGATGAGGGTGAGCGTCTCGTCGGCCAGTACGCCATCGGAGACTCGAAGGACGATGCGCTGTCGGTGTACGTGCGCCGCTACCTCGATCTCGTATCCCAGACGGCTCTCCTCGAGTCGCGCCTCGAGTTCGTCAACCCGCAGGAGATCGCTCCTGGCCTGAAGTCCCTCGAGGAGGCTCTCGTCGAGCCCGCGGTCGTCGGCGATGTCGATTCGCTCCGCAAGCGCGTCGAGGCGATTCGCGAACGTCTCAAGGTGCGCCAGGCAGAGTTCGAAGAAGAGCGGAAGATCGCCAAGCTCCAGGCGCTGAACGAGCGGACGACGATCATCGAGCGCGCTGAAGCGATTGCCGCTCAGGATCCCGAGAAGACTCATTGGCGCGATTCCCGCAACGAACTGACGGCCCTCCTCGATCAGTGGAAGGTTGCCCAGAAGTCCGGGCCGAGGATCGATCGTCCGTCCGAGGAGGCGCTGTGGAAGCGCTTCTCGCGCGCCCGCACCGAGTTCGATCGTCACCGCCGCCAGCACTTCTCCCAGGTCGAGTCCAACCGCAACGAGGTGACGGCCAAGAAGGAGGCCCTCATCAAGCGTGCCGAGGAGCTGTCGACCTCGACCGATTGGGGCGCGACCTCTGCCGCGTACCGGGATCTTCTCGACGAATGGAAGTCGGCCGGGCGGATCACCCGCAAGGAAGACGACAAGCTGTGGGCCCGTTTCCGGGCTGCGCAGCAGGTCTTCTTCGACGCGAGGCAGGCGGATCGCGAGTCGATCAGCAACGAACAGTCCGCGAACCTGCAGGCCAAGCTCGACCTGGTGAAGGAAGCAGAAGCGATCCTCCCCATCAAGGACATCCAGGCGGCCAAGGCGAAGCTGCACGACATCCAGGACCGTTGGGAGCAGATCGGTTTCGTGCCCCGCAAGGATATCGGGCGCACCGAGGGCAGGCTCCGCGACATCGAGTCAGCCGTCCGCTCGGCGGAGGATGAGCAGTGGCGCAAGACCGATCCCGCGAAGATCGAACGCGCGACTGGTTTCGCCGCCCAGCTCGAGGAAGCGATCGCGAAGCACGAGGCCGAACTCGAGGAGGCCCGCGCGAGGGGCGATGAGCAGGCCGCGAAGAGGGCACAGGAAGCACTCGATGCTCGTCGCGCCTGGCTCGACCAGCTGAAGTAG